One window of Branchiostoma lanceolatum isolate klBraLanc5 chromosome 6, klBraLanc5.hap2, whole genome shotgun sequence genomic DNA carries:
- the LOC136436403 gene encoding sterol-4-alpha-carboxylate 3-dehydrogenase, decarboxylating-like, with protein MATRSRKGKKCTVIGGCGFLGRYIVERLLEEGYTVNVFDMAQTFEDDRVKFFVGDLCQEKDLAPAISDVQTVFHCASPPPSSDDRDLFYRVNFIGTKDIINACKKAGVQKLVLTSSASVVYEGTDIKNGTEDLPYAKKPMDYYTETKVLQEKEVLAANSAEENFFTVAIRPHGIFGPRDRQLVPILVDTARAGKTKFMIGNGENLVDFTYVVNVAHGHLLAAEHLYKDSPVCGKAFHITNDEPIPFWTFMSRILEGLNYPSPKMGLPYLLIYYLAAFLQLLCLLLKPIKEFKPTFTPMRVALAGTYHYYSCQRAKQLMGYKPLVPLDEAIKLTVKGYAHLQNKN; from the exons ATGGCCACACGAAGCAGGAAG GGTAAGAAGTGCACAGTGATAGGAGGCTGTGGATTCCTGGGCCGCTACATAGTAGAGAGACTGTTGGAGGAGGGTTACACTGTCAATGTGTTTGACATGGCTCAGACTTTCGAAGATGACAGGGTGAAGTTCTTTGTTGGAGACCTGTGTCAGGAGAAG GATCTTGCCCCTGCAATCAGTGATGTGCAGACTGTGTTTCATTGTGCTTCTCCACCACCAAGTTCGGATGACAGGGACTTATTCTACAGGGTGAATTTCATTGGTACAAAGGATATCATTAACGCATGCAAGAAGGCCGGAGTACAG AAACTTGTTCTGACCAGCTCAGCTAGTGTTGTGTATGAAGGAACAGATATCAAGAATGGAACAGAGGACCTGCCCTATGCTAAAAAGCCCATGGACTACTACACTGAGACAAAGGTTCTACAAGAGAAG GAGGTCCTGGCAGCTAACAGCGCAGAGGAGAACTTCTTCACTGTTGCTATCCGTCCCCACGGAATATTCGGTCCCAGGGACAGGCAGCTTGTTCCTATATTAGTGGATACTGCACGGGCAGGGAAGACCAAGTTCATGATAGG AAATGGGGAGAATCTTGTCGACTTCACCTACGTGGTGAACGTTGCACATGGGCACCTGCTGGCAGCTGAGCACCTGTACAAGGACTCACCTGTTTGTGGCAAG GCATTCCACATCACCAATGATGAGCCCATCCCCTTTTGGACTTTCATGTCTCGTATTCTCGAAGGGCTCAATTATCCCTCCCCAAAGATGGGACTTCCCTACCTCCTCATATACTACTTAGCTGCATTCCTTCAGCTTCTATGTTTACTCCTTAAACCAATTAAGGAGTTCAAACCCACCTTTACCCCCATGAGGGTGGCATTGGCTGGGACGTACCATTATTATAGCTGCCAGAGGGCCAAGCAATTGATGGGTTACAAGCCTTTGGTGCCCCTAGATGAAGCTATAAAACTTACTGTAAAAGGTTATGCtcatttacaaaacaaaaactaa
- the LOC136436405 gene encoding fibroblast growth factor 1-like → MSELEVPATIVDEMGNVYDVLLGKDPESNLGFGKYKDMKQLYCRNKGYHVQIMPDGRITGTKENNDPYAMLEIFSPEPGVVTIRGVEADRFLAINESGRLYSSDVLNDECYFLETLEANRYNTYRSQKYAQQNWYMGITKRGEPKLASRTKRGQKAVQFLPREITS, encoded by the exons ATGAGCGAGCTCGAAGTACCCGCCACCATAGTGGACGAGATGGGGAACGTGTACGATGTGTTGCTCGGGAAAGATCCAGAGTCCAACCTCGGCTTCGGGAAATACAAGGACATGAAACAGCTCTACTGCAGAAACAAGGGTTATCACGTACAGATCATGCCAGACGGGAGAATAACAGGCACCAAGGAAAACAACGACCCCTACG CTATGTTGGAGATCTTCTCTCCGGAGCCGGGAGTGGTGACCATACGGGGCGTGGAGGCCGACAGATTCCTGGCTATAAACGAGTCAGGCCGCCTGTACTCATCG GATGTTTTAAACGATGAGTGTTACTTCCTGGAGACCTTGGAGGCCAACAGGTACAACACGTACAGATCACAGAAGTACGCCCAGCAGAACTGGTACATGGGCATCACCAAGCGTGGAGAACCCAAACTGGCCTCAAGAACCAAGAGAGGACAGAAGGCAGTCCAGTTCCTTCCACGAGAAATCACTTCTTAA
- the LOC136436406 gene encoding discoidin, CUB and LCCL domain-containing protein 2-like isoform X1, with the protein MASTSHPRGYIDFIAYMVVFMIATDTTTVYATCGRALGMTSGDIKNDQVTASTRYDAIHEDPWYAYYARIGNKYAWYPSTDNADQWLQVDLRKQMVITGVETQGHFWGSKSYYVETFMLQYKVEPSLNSGWQDAFDGKGFQGNRGANVVKFNNFTRPIVASAIRFLPQSWHEGIALRVEILGCDLSDITCGEPPSIPNAIIITNNSDNSFGEWRKYECAAGFTSDVSEYHLICGINGTWYWTNGAPDCSKIPTRTTSTRPPVTTVPSSATTVPSVTSTKKSPSNISAGLSSIIPIAAGAGGGLVLLVVIVVIVIVCRRKRRDRSDTVKLDDLQTPPASVRTEDRPEDVTFVHNDMYESVDNTGTTGHRLGEHPEEVGFVRNDMYESVNRTGEDSSNVTLLPASEGAAALYSVVDKKPCGADDEGMVDNIIYG; encoded by the exons ATGGCGTCTACAAGTCATCCACGTGGTTATATAGACTTCATAGCCTACATGGTGGTTTTTATGATAGCTACGGATACCACCACAGTGTATGCAA CATGCGGAAGAGCACTTGGAATGACAAGTGGTGACATAAAAAACGATCAGGTAACTGCTTCAACAAGGTACGATGCCATTCACGAGGACCCTTGGTACGCATATTATGCGAGAATAGGCAACAAGTACGCCTGGTATCCTTCTACAGACAACGCGGATCAATGGCTCCAAGTTGATCTTAGAAAGCAGATGGTGATCACTGGAGTAGAAACACAGGGTCACTTCTGGGGGTCTAAGTCCTATTACGTCGAGACATTCATGTTACAATACAAAGTTGAACCTAGTCTGAATTCGGGCTGGCAGGACGCTTTTGATGGAAAG GGATTTCAAGGCAACCGTGGTGCAAACGTTGTTAAATTCAACAACTTCACGAGGCCCATTGTTGCATCAGCCATCAGGTTTCTCCCACAGTCGTGGCATGAAGGGATCGCCTTGAGGGTGGAAATACTTGGATGTGACTTGTCAG ACATAACCTGTGGAGAGCCTCCTTCAATCCCGAACGCCATAATAATTACTAATAATTCTGATAACTCCTTTGGGGAATGGAGGAAATACGAATGTGCTGCTGGCTTCACTTCGGACGTGTCAGAGTACCATTTAATCTGTGGTATTAACGGAACCTGGTACTGGACCAATGGCGCACCAGACTGTTCGA AAATCCCAACTAGGACAACTAGTACAAGACCACCTGTAACTACAGTGCCTTCATCCGCTACTACGGTGCCTTCGGTAACGAGCACAAAGAAATCGCCGAGCAACATTTCAGCAG gTCTTTCCAGTATAATCCCCATAGCTGCAGGCGCCGGAGGGGGTCTAGTCCTTCTTGTTGTCATCGTCGTGATAGTCATTGTGTGTAG AAGGAAACGTCGAGACAGATCGGACACCGTAAAGTTGGACGACCTACAAACCCCTCCCGCTTCAGTTCGCACAGAGGACCGTCCAGAAGATGTCACCTTTGTCCACAACGACATGTACGAGTCGGTCGACAACACAGG GACGACAGGACATCGCTTGGGGGAGCACCCAGAGGAAGTCGGCTTTGTGCGCAACGACATGTATGAGTCGGTAAACAGGACGGG GGAGGATTCATCAAACGTCACGCTCCTACCGGCCAGCGAGGGAGCTGCAGCTCTTTATTCAGTTGTTGATAAGAAGCCCTGTGGTGCTGATGATGAGGGCATGGTCGACAACATTATTTACGGATGA
- the LOC136436406 gene encoding discoidin, CUB and LCCL domain-containing protein 2-like isoform X2, with product MASTSHPRGYIDFIAYMVVFMIATDTTTVYATCGRALGMTSGDIKNDQVTASTRYDAIHEDPWYAYYARIGNKYAWYPSTDNADQWLQVDLRKQMVITGVETQGHFWGSKSYYVETFMLQYKVEPSLNSGWQDAFDGKGFQGNRGANVVKFNNFTRPIVASAIRFLPQSWHEGIALRVEILGCDLSDITCGEPPSIPNAIIITNNSDNSFGEWRKYECAAGFTSDVSEYHLICGINGTWYWTNGAPDCSKIPTRTTSTRPPVTTVPSSATTVPSVTSTKKSPSNISAGLSSIIPIAAGAGGGLVLLVVIVVIVIVCRKRRDRSDTVKLDDLQTPPASVRTEDRPEDVTFVHNDMYESVDNTGTTGHRLGEHPEEVGFVRNDMYESVNRTGEDSSNVTLLPASEGAAALYSVVDKKPCGADDEGMVDNIIYG from the exons ATGGCGTCTACAAGTCATCCACGTGGTTATATAGACTTCATAGCCTACATGGTGGTTTTTATGATAGCTACGGATACCACCACAGTGTATGCAA CATGCGGAAGAGCACTTGGAATGACAAGTGGTGACATAAAAAACGATCAGGTAACTGCTTCAACAAGGTACGATGCCATTCACGAGGACCCTTGGTACGCATATTATGCGAGAATAGGCAACAAGTACGCCTGGTATCCTTCTACAGACAACGCGGATCAATGGCTCCAAGTTGATCTTAGAAAGCAGATGGTGATCACTGGAGTAGAAACACAGGGTCACTTCTGGGGGTCTAAGTCCTATTACGTCGAGACATTCATGTTACAATACAAAGTTGAACCTAGTCTGAATTCGGGCTGGCAGGACGCTTTTGATGGAAAG GGATTTCAAGGCAACCGTGGTGCAAACGTTGTTAAATTCAACAACTTCACGAGGCCCATTGTTGCATCAGCCATCAGGTTTCTCCCACAGTCGTGGCATGAAGGGATCGCCTTGAGGGTGGAAATACTTGGATGTGACTTGTCAG ACATAACCTGTGGAGAGCCTCCTTCAATCCCGAACGCCATAATAATTACTAATAATTCTGATAACTCCTTTGGGGAATGGAGGAAATACGAATGTGCTGCTGGCTTCACTTCGGACGTGTCAGAGTACCATTTAATCTGTGGTATTAACGGAACCTGGTACTGGACCAATGGCGCACCAGACTGTTCGA AAATCCCAACTAGGACAACTAGTACAAGACCACCTGTAACTACAGTGCCTTCATCCGCTACTACGGTGCCTTCGGTAACGAGCACAAAGAAATCGCCGAGCAACATTTCAGCAG gTCTTTCCAGTATAATCCCCATAGCTGCAGGCGCCGGAGGGGGTCTAGTCCTTCTTGTTGTCATCGTCGTGATAGTCATTGTGTGTAG GAAACGTCGAGACAGATCGGACACCGTAAAGTTGGACGACCTACAAACCCCTCCCGCTTCAGTTCGCACAGAGGACCGTCCAGAAGATGTCACCTTTGTCCACAACGACATGTACGAGTCGGTCGACAACACAGG GACGACAGGACATCGCTTGGGGGAGCACCCAGAGGAAGTCGGCTTTGTGCGCAACGACATGTATGAGTCGGTAAACAGGACGGG GGAGGATTCATCAAACGTCACGCTCCTACCGGCCAGCGAGGGAGCTGCAGCTCTTTATTCAGTTGTTGATAAGAAGCCCTGTGGTGCTGATGATGAGGGCATGGTCGACAACATTATTTACGGATGA
- the LOC136436406 gene encoding discoidin, CUB and LCCL domain-containing protein 2-like isoform X3 yields the protein MASTSHPRGYIDFIAYMVVFMIATDTTTVYATCGRALGMTSGDIKNDQVTASTRYDAIHEDPWYAYYARIGNKYAWYPSTDNADQWLQVDLRKQMVITGVETQGHFWGSKSYYVETFMLQYKVEPSLNSGWQDAFDGKGFQGNRGANVVKFNNFTRPIVASAIRFLPQSWHEGIALRVEILGCDLSEIPTRTTSTRPPVTTVPSSATTVPSVTSTKKSPSNISAGLSSIIPIAAGAGGGLVLLVVIVVIVIVCRRKRRDRSDTVKLDDLQTPPASVRTEDRPEDVTFVHNDMYESVDNTGTTGHRLGEHPEEVGFVRNDMYESVNRTGEDSSNVTLLPASEGAAALYSVVDKKPCGADDEGMVDNIIYG from the exons ATGGCGTCTACAAGTCATCCACGTGGTTATATAGACTTCATAGCCTACATGGTGGTTTTTATGATAGCTACGGATACCACCACAGTGTATGCAA CATGCGGAAGAGCACTTGGAATGACAAGTGGTGACATAAAAAACGATCAGGTAACTGCTTCAACAAGGTACGATGCCATTCACGAGGACCCTTGGTACGCATATTATGCGAGAATAGGCAACAAGTACGCCTGGTATCCTTCTACAGACAACGCGGATCAATGGCTCCAAGTTGATCTTAGAAAGCAGATGGTGATCACTGGAGTAGAAACACAGGGTCACTTCTGGGGGTCTAAGTCCTATTACGTCGAGACATTCATGTTACAATACAAAGTTGAACCTAGTCTGAATTCGGGCTGGCAGGACGCTTTTGATGGAAAG GGATTTCAAGGCAACCGTGGTGCAAACGTTGTTAAATTCAACAACTTCACGAGGCCCATTGTTGCATCAGCCATCAGGTTTCTCCCACAGTCGTGGCATGAAGGGATCGCCTTGAGGGTGGAAATACTTGGATGTGACTTGTCAG AAATCCCAACTAGGACAACTAGTACAAGACCACCTGTAACTACAGTGCCTTCATCCGCTACTACGGTGCCTTCGGTAACGAGCACAAAGAAATCGCCGAGCAACATTTCAGCAG gTCTTTCCAGTATAATCCCCATAGCTGCAGGCGCCGGAGGGGGTCTAGTCCTTCTTGTTGTCATCGTCGTGATAGTCATTGTGTGTAG AAGGAAACGTCGAGACAGATCGGACACCGTAAAGTTGGACGACCTACAAACCCCTCCCGCTTCAGTTCGCACAGAGGACCGTCCAGAAGATGTCACCTTTGTCCACAACGACATGTACGAGTCGGTCGACAACACAGG GACGACAGGACATCGCTTGGGGGAGCACCCAGAGGAAGTCGGCTTTGTGCGCAACGACATGTATGAGTCGGTAAACAGGACGGG GGAGGATTCATCAAACGTCACGCTCCTACCGGCCAGCGAGGGAGCTGCAGCTCTTTATTCAGTTGTTGATAAGAAGCCCTGTGGTGCTGATGATGAGGGCATGGTCGACAACATTATTTACGGATGA
- the LOC136437230 gene encoding neuropilin-1-like, whose product MKSGDINDEQITGSSFYGPGWDPRYARVDHRFAWRPAQRHRHEWLAIDLEKTMNVIGVMTQGHLSYESPRRPYYLKRFALDFKNQEGEEWVSYKIADKVQITI is encoded by the exons ATGAAATCTGGCGACATAAACGACGAACAAATCACCGGCTCGTCCTTCTACGGTCCCGGGTGGGACCCGCGATACGCCCGGGTAGACCACAGGTTCGCCTGGCGCCCGGCACAGAGACACAGGCACGAATGGCTCGCCATTGACCTCGAGAAAACAATGAACGTCATAGGTGTGATGACACAGGGACACCTGTCCTACGAGAGTCCGAGAAGACCCTACTATCTTAAACGTTTTGCGTTGGACTTCAAGAACCAAGAAGGAGAGGAATGGGTTAGCTACAAGATAGCTGACAAA GTACAGATCACGATCTGA
- the LOC136436412 gene encoding uncharacterized protein has translation MTSSESPGPVTTITATTVLPFPAKTTVDAGRAVNITTVPDSSVWTMGFHGATPGEDTISIVAGVILGCAALLIAILVCVLLYKRRKMIGSSETEVDNRYDNVITYSRVLEESTLDQSGDENLEWNDFYESVEERGSAAEYACIQDNKEDNGKLEVENDLYQSS, from the exons ATGACGTCATCAGAGTCGCCCGGTCCCGTGACCACAATCACAGCCACAACGGTGCTTCCTTTCCCCGCCAAAACAACAGTCGATGCTGGTAGAGCAGTGAACATAACGACTGTACCTGACTCATCAGTATGGACCATGGGCTTTCATG GAGCAACACCAGGAGAAGATACCATCTCAATCGTTGCAGGAGTAATTCTGGGATGCGCCGCCTTGTTGATTGCAATCCTTGTCTGCGTGCTTCTCTATAAAAG GCGGAAGATGATTGGTTCATCGGAGACAGAGGTAGATAACCGATATGACAACGTCATCACTTACAGTCGAGTTTTAGAAGAGTCCACTTTGGACCAATCAGGAGACGAGAATCTGGAGTGGAACGATTTTTACGAGTCCGTTGAGGAGAGAGG TAGTGCAGCTGAATATGCCTGTATCCAGGACAACAAAGAAGACAACGGAAAGTTAGAGGTGGAGAATGATCTTTATCAATCTTCCTGA
- the LOC136436416 gene encoding uncharacterized protein isoform X2: MARNVIGFCTATVVSFLMILDKGGFAVENECSNALGMHSGAIRESQVKASSSRDQLYVANNGRIGNSHAWIPAFNNNSEWLQIDLLIKRKVSGVITQGYRYCRKQQKWSKYGWETVEVCKDCSVTRFKLKYSSNGKFWLTYRDPKTWHDMIFDGGLNTVTTWKLNTLPYPVATRYIRFYPMRWQNAVAMRVEVMGCGLSSVTCEKPPSFPHMEIVKGTAEKSPYGKRIVYACEDGFRMDAKLPMFVLNCNVTGHWGGKVHQCVRSAIESTSTTVKSISTKSQLPNDVPRRPTLRTTTEHDDTPTLPESSNRNTESSGKALSDRSDRGRAAIIILAVLLAVFVIAFATWIFFLRKPRRVQPEFEEDTSVTCTKYSTLDSRISIESGPGTMFENDLYGSGFSDGSTGGNWSTEPHSSEEGACAAAGDGTVFADNSLYGSATTLSKKK; the protein is encoded by the exons ATGGCTAGGAACGTCATTGGTTTCTGTACGGCCACCGTCGTCTCCTTTTTGATGATATTGGACAAGGGTGGCTTTGCAGTCGAAAATG AATGTTCCAACGCCTTGGGAATGCACTCGGGTGCCATCAGAGagagtcaagtcaaggcctccAGCAGCCGTGACCAACTCTACGTCGCAAATAATGGTCGCATAGGCAACAGCCACGCCTGGATTCCCGCCTTTAATAACAACTCGGAATGGCTGCAGATCGACCTCTTGATAAAGAGGAAGGTGTCAGGGGTCATCACGCAG GGGTACCGTTACTGTAGAAAGCAGCAGAAGTGGAGTAAGTACGGCTGGGAGACTGTTGAGGTGTGCAAGGACTGTTCAGTCACCAGGTTCAAGTTGAAGTATTCCAGTAACGGCAAGTTCTGGCTCACATACCGCGACCCGAAAACTTGGCACGACATG ATATTTGACGGCGGTCTCAATACAGTAACCACTTGGAAGTTGAACACGTTGCCATATCCGGTTGCCACTCGCTACATCCGGTTCTACCCGATGCGCTGGCAAAATGCCGTCGCCATGAGAGTTGAGGTCATGGGGTGTGGACTGTCAT CTGTGACGTGTGAGAAACCACCCAGTTTTCCTCACATGGAAATAGTCAAAGGGACTGCAGAGAAGTCTCCCTACGGCAAGCGGATCGTGTACGCCTGTGAGGACGGTTTCAGGATGGACGCCAAACTGCCCATGTTCGTACTGAACTGTAACGTCACTGGGCACTGGGGAGGGAAGGTACACCAGTGTGTCC GATCTGCTATAGAGTCCACATCAACAACAGTAAAGTCCATCTCGACTAAGTCCCAACTCCCCAATGACGTACCGCGAAGACCAACACTCCGGACTACCACGGAACATGACGACACGCCCACCCTGCCGGAGTCTTCTAACCGAAATACGGAATCATCAGGAAAGGCCTTATCAGATAGATCGGACAGAG GGAGGGCAGCCATCATCATACTGGCAGTATTGCTTGCCGTTTTTGTGATTGCGTTTGCTACATGGATCTTTTTCTTAAG AAAACCCAGGCGTGTTCAACCTGAGTTTGAGGAGGACACAAGTGTTACGTGTACGAAGTACAGCACTCTGGATAGCCGTATTTCAATAGAGAGTGGTCCGGGCACGATGTTCGAGAATGATCTGTACGGCAGTGG GTTTAGTGACGGAAGTACCGGGGGTAACTGGTCGACGGAGCCCCACAGTAGTGAAGAGGGCGCATGCGCAGCAGCAGGTGACGGGACGGTATTTGCAGACAACTCTCTCTACGGATCAGCTACAACATTGTCGAAAAAGAAATGA
- the LOC136436416 gene encoding uncharacterized protein isoform X1 — protein MARNVIGFCTATVVSFLMILDKGGFAVENECSNALGMHSGAIRESQVKASSSRDQLYVANNGRIGNSHAWIPAFNNNSEWLQIDLLIKRKVSGVITQGYRYCRKQQKWSKYGWETVEVCKDCSVTRFKLKYSSNGKFWLTYRDPKTWHDMIFDGGLNTVTTWKLNTLPYPVATRYIRFYPMRWQNAVAMRVEVMGCGLSSVTCEKPPSFPHMEIVKGTAEKSPYGKRIVYACEDGFRMDAKLPMFVLNCNVTGHWGGKVHQCVPCRFVGSAIESTSTTVKSISTKSQLPNDVPRRPTLRTTTEHDDTPTLPESSNRNTESSGKALSDRSDRGRAAIIILAVLLAVFVIAFATWIFFLRKPRRVQPEFEEDTSVTCTKYSTLDSRISIESGPGTMFENDLYGSGFSDGSTGGNWSTEPHSSEEGACAAAGDGTVFADNSLYGSATTLSKKK, from the exons ATGGCTAGGAACGTCATTGGTTTCTGTACGGCCACCGTCGTCTCCTTTTTGATGATATTGGACAAGGGTGGCTTTGCAGTCGAAAATG AATGTTCCAACGCCTTGGGAATGCACTCGGGTGCCATCAGAGagagtcaagtcaaggcctccAGCAGCCGTGACCAACTCTACGTCGCAAATAATGGTCGCATAGGCAACAGCCACGCCTGGATTCCCGCCTTTAATAACAACTCGGAATGGCTGCAGATCGACCTCTTGATAAAGAGGAAGGTGTCAGGGGTCATCACGCAG GGGTACCGTTACTGTAGAAAGCAGCAGAAGTGGAGTAAGTACGGCTGGGAGACTGTTGAGGTGTGCAAGGACTGTTCAGTCACCAGGTTCAAGTTGAAGTATTCCAGTAACGGCAAGTTCTGGCTCACATACCGCGACCCGAAAACTTGGCACGACATG ATATTTGACGGCGGTCTCAATACAGTAACCACTTGGAAGTTGAACACGTTGCCATATCCGGTTGCCACTCGCTACATCCGGTTCTACCCGATGCGCTGGCAAAATGCCGTCGCCATGAGAGTTGAGGTCATGGGGTGTGGACTGTCAT CTGTGACGTGTGAGAAACCACCCAGTTTTCCTCACATGGAAATAGTCAAAGGGACTGCAGAGAAGTCTCCCTACGGCAAGCGGATCGTGTACGCCTGTGAGGACGGTTTCAGGATGGACGCCAAACTGCCCATGTTCGTACTGAACTGTAACGTCACTGGGCACTGGGGAGGGAAGGTACACCAGTGTGTCC CGTGTCGTTTTGTAGGATCTGCTATAGAGTCCACATCAACAACAGTAAAGTCCATCTCGACTAAGTCCCAACTCCCCAATGACGTACCGCGAAGACCAACACTCCGGACTACCACGGAACATGACGACACGCCCACCCTGCCGGAGTCTTCTAACCGAAATACGGAATCATCAGGAAAGGCCTTATCAGATAGATCGGACAGAG GGAGGGCAGCCATCATCATACTGGCAGTATTGCTTGCCGTTTTTGTGATTGCGTTTGCTACATGGATCTTTTTCTTAAG AAAACCCAGGCGTGTTCAACCTGAGTTTGAGGAGGACACAAGTGTTACGTGTACGAAGTACAGCACTCTGGATAGCCGTATTTCAATAGAGAGTGGTCCGGGCACGATGTTCGAGAATGATCTGTACGGCAGTGG GTTTAGTGACGGAAGTACCGGGGGTAACTGGTCGACGGAGCCCCACAGTAGTGAAGAGGGCGCATGCGCAGCAGCAGGTGACGGGACGGTATTTGCAGACAACTCTCTCTACGGATCAGCTACAACATTGTCGAAAAAGAAATGA